A single region of the Parasphingorhabdus litoris DSM 22379 genome encodes:
- a CDS encoding molybdenum cofactor biosynthesis protein MoaE, protein MISIAVQEHDFDAGAEINRLSARGGGAISSFVGQVRGDHKLHALELEHYPAMTEKALRGIAVRASEKWELHGITVVHRVGRLQLNEQIVLVCTCSDHRQNAIAACSFIMDQLKTIAPFWKKEIFEDGSENWVEERQSDLQAAKDW, encoded by the coding sequence ATGATTTCAATTGCGGTTCAAGAACATGACTTTGACGCGGGCGCGGAGATTAATCGGCTATCAGCGCGCGGAGGTGGTGCGATTTCCAGTTTCGTTGGTCAGGTGAGGGGTGATCACAAACTGCACGCATTGGAGTTAGAACATTATCCAGCCATGACTGAGAAAGCCTTGCGAGGGATAGCTGTCAGGGCATCAGAAAAATGGGAATTACACGGAATCACCGTTGTTCACAGGGTAGGGCGATTGCAACTAAACGAACAGATTGTTTTAGTGTGCACTTGTTCTGACCACCGGCAGAATGCAATTGCGGCATGCTCCTTCATCATGGACCAGTTAAAAACGATCGCACCATTCTGGAAGAAAGAAATTTTTGAGGATGGTAGTGAAAATTGGGTGGAGGAACGGCAGTCTGACCTCCAAGCCGCCAAAGACTGGTAG
- the moaD gene encoding molybdopterin converting factor subunit 1, translated as MSHQLSIVYFAWVKERLGREQDVIEYPKNVTTVGELLKHLQSRDAASNEVFADRTKLRFALDQDFVGLDAVIGSATELAIFPPVTGG; from the coding sequence ATGTCGCATCAACTGAGCATTGTATATTTTGCGTGGGTTAAAGAACGCCTTGGTCGCGAGCAAGATGTGATTGAATATCCAAAAAACGTTACAACGGTTGGCGAACTTCTCAAGCATCTCCAAAGTCGCGATGCAGCTAGCAATGAAGTTTTTGCGGATCGGACGAAGCTTCGATTTGCTTTGGATCAGGATTTTGTGGGACTTGATGCTGTTATAGGCAGTGCAACAGAATTGGCCATTTTCCCGCCGGTAACAGGCGGATGA
- a CDS encoding porin yields the protein MKLKSTLIAGAAIVALLPGQALATGISSEEAKALLERLNQLEQEVVSLRAQLGSVETVQQQQSEQVAAVEKVAQAKEKTSIKFKGAPEIKTEDGWSFKPRGRILYDFNNLSSVPSTINIPGEGFSNEARRVRLGVQGKIPGGFGYKLEADLLDGVELTDAYLDYKSGGLTITVGQHNNFQSLEEISSSNDTSFIERAAFTDAFGFQRKVGVSAAYKTGDLLLQGGVFTDNIDDLSDGNDSINLDGRVVFAPKLGDAQLHLGGSVHWTDLGDTIDSVRYRQRPLIHSVDTRFINTGNISADEQLTYGLEAAVISGRFHAAAETHWAKVSRPGLANPTFFGGSIEAGLFLTDDKREYKGGVFKGVKVKNPVGSGGSGAWQVNVRYDRLDLTDAGIIGGTQDGYMASLIWTPVDYVRFLVNYGHLSYGNALGIVTGAPEDYSVDVIGARAQIAF from the coding sequence ATGAAATTGAAATCTACTCTTATAGCGGGTGCAGCAATCGTTGCTTTGCTCCCTGGGCAGGCTCTTGCCACTGGTATTTCCAGCGAAGAAGCGAAGGCGTTGCTGGAACGACTAAATCAGTTGGAGCAGGAAGTCGTCAGTTTGCGCGCTCAGCTTGGCAGCGTGGAAACCGTTCAGCAGCAGCAAAGCGAGCAGGTGGCCGCTGTTGAAAAGGTTGCGCAAGCAAAAGAAAAAACCAGCATCAAGTTCAAAGGTGCACCGGAAATCAAAACTGAAGATGGTTGGAGCTTTAAACCACGCGGACGTATTCTTTATGATTTCAATAACTTGTCGTCTGTACCTTCGACTATAAATATTCCAGGCGAGGGTTTTTCAAACGAAGCACGCCGTGTTCGTCTGGGTGTGCAAGGCAAAATTCCCGGTGGATTCGGCTATAAGCTGGAAGCAGATCTATTGGATGGCGTTGAGTTAACCGATGCCTATCTTGATTATAAGAGTGGCGGCCTGACGATTACAGTTGGTCAGCATAATAACTTTCAGTCGCTTGAGGAAATATCGAGCAGTAACGATACCAGCTTTATCGAACGTGCGGCATTTACTGATGCGTTTGGTTTTCAGCGCAAAGTCGGCGTTTCAGCGGCCTATAAAACAGGTGATCTGTTGCTGCAAGGCGGTGTCTTTACGGACAATATTGATGATTTGAGTGATGGCAATGATAGCATCAACCTCGACGGTCGGGTCGTATTTGCACCGAAATTGGGCGATGCGCAGCTTCATCTCGGTGGCTCTGTGCACTGGACTGATCTTGGTGATACGATTGATTCGGTTCGCTATCGTCAGCGGCCATTGATTCACAGTGTCGATACTCGCTTCATTAATACCGGTAATATTTCCGCCGATGAGCAGCTGACTTATGGGCTGGAAGCTGCCGTTATTTCAGGCCGCTTTCATGCTGCCGCTGAAACCCATTGGGCAAAAGTCAGTCGACCTGGATTGGCTAACCCCACTTTCTTTGGTGGTTCTATAGAAGCGGGCCTGTTTCTGACCGATGACAAAAGAGAATATAAAGGCGGTGTCTTTAAAGGCGTGAAAGTTAAAAACCCGGTCGGTTCTGGTGGATCCGGAGCCTGGCAGGTAAATGTGCGCTATGACCGCCTTGATCTTACAGATGCAGGAATCATTGGAGGCACCCAAGATGGCTATATGGCATCTTTGATCTGGACACCGGTCGATTATGTCCGTTTTCTCGTGAACTATGGCCACCTATCCTATGGCAATGCTCTAGGTATTGTGACCGGAGCGCCTGAAGATTACTCCGTCGATGTTATTGGCGCGCGTGCGCAAATTGCTTTCTAA
- a CDS encoding DUF2794 domain-containing protein, whose amino-acid sequence MRSDNSNVSSFPDRNTSPVQIGFERKEMERIFNLYGRMVAAGHWRDYAMDMGKDAAIFAAFRRTSERPQMRIEKRPANRNKQGMWTLHGEHGQILKRGHDLAGVLAPMERRLMKLVSD is encoded by the coding sequence ATGCGCTCTGACAACTCCAACGTTTCCTCTTTTCCTGATCGAAATACGTCGCCTGTTCAAATAGGCTTCGAGCGGAAAGAGATGGAACGGATTTTCAATCTTTATGGGCGGATGGTTGCGGCTGGGCATTGGCGTGACTATGCGATGGATATGGGCAAGGATGCAGCAATTTTTGCAGCCTTTCGACGGACATCGGAACGACCGCAGATGCGTATAGAAAAACGTCCTGCCAATCGGAACAAACAAGGCATGTGGACACTGCATGGCGAGCATGGACAAATATTGAAACGTGGTCACGATCTGGCCGGGGTGCTCGCGCCGATGGAACGCCGATTAATGAAATTGGTCTCAGATTAG
- a CDS encoding GFA family protein: MAEGGCYCGSVRFEISGEPVNQSICHCRDCQKSSGAASVAWIMLSQDEFSVNQGKLKTIAGQGGAERLFCADCGTGIAYKNANILPGMIDVQTATLDLPDAYIPEMNIQLAEQIGWEKMAHEMPSFDRFPPQE, translated from the coding sequence ATGGCTGAGGGTGGATGCTATTGTGGATCAGTACGGTTCGAGATTTCTGGAGAACCGGTAAACCAGTCTATCTGCCATTGTCGGGATTGTCAGAAAAGCAGCGGAGCAGCATCGGTCGCCTGGATCATGCTTAGCCAAGATGAGTTTTCCGTAAACCAAGGCAAGCTGAAAACCATAGCTGGTCAAGGCGGTGCCGAGCGTCTTTTCTGTGCCGATTGCGGCACAGGAATTGCGTATAAAAACGCCAATATTCTGCCTGGCATGATTGACGTACAAACAGCCACTTTAGATCTACCCGATGCGTATATTCCCGAGATGAACATCCAGCTCGCAGAACAAATCGGATGGGAGAAAATGGCACATGAAATGCCTAGCTTTGATCGTTTCCCGCCACAGGAATAA
- the pgsA gene encoding CDP-diacylglycerol--glycerol-3-phosphate 3-phosphatidyltransferase, translating into MLNLPNILTLSRIFTVPFLVALLWWPNWKLGYLLATGLYGLMAVTDYFDGYLARSQGTVSKLGIFLDPIADKIMVASVVLILCASGNIEGYNVIAALIILLREIAVSGLREFLAGLQVSVPVSQLAKWKTTFQLISLGGLILAGGLPQFGFIQTVGIWSLWAAAILTLITGWDYLRVGLKHMD; encoded by the coding sequence ATGTTGAATCTTCCAAATATTTTGACGCTTTCACGGATTTTTACGGTTCCGTTTCTAGTAGCGTTGTTGTGGTGGCCCAACTGGAAGCTCGGTTATCTTTTGGCAACTGGGCTTTATGGGCTGATGGCTGTAACAGACTATTTTGATGGCTATCTCGCGCGCTCTCAAGGAACAGTTTCGAAACTCGGTATATTCCTTGACCCGATTGCCGACAAAATCATGGTGGCTTCGGTCGTTCTCATTCTTTGCGCCAGCGGCAACATCGAAGGCTATAATGTTATTGCGGCACTCATCATTTTGCTGCGAGAAATTGCGGTATCCGGGCTTCGTGAATTTCTCGCTGGCCTTCAGGTTAGTGTCCCTGTTTCTCAGCTTGCAAAATGGAAAACGACATTCCAACTGATCTCTCTAGGCGGGCTGATACTCGCCGGCGGGCTACCGCAATTTGGATTCATCCAAACGGTTGGAATATGGTCACTATGGGCAGCGGCTATATTGACGCTCATAACAGGTTGGGATTACCTTCGCGTCGGCCTCAAGCATATGGATTAG
- the phoU gene encoding phosphate signaling complex protein PhoU encodes MPNTGTEHTVKAFDTDINELRGMVAEIGGRSEQAISKAMRALEKHDLKLAEEVVAEDKLIDDLEKRIDDLTFQTIALRAPMADDLRELIATFKISGVVERIGDYAKNIAKRVPVIASTHKLGPASLLPSMSNIAAQLVRDSLEAFARRDADLALEVSERDQIVDDFYTSIFRSVITYMIENPKDIGEAAHLLFIAKNLERIGDHATNVAEMVYFAAKGEPMPERDRGENPTDLLEESSGDK; translated from the coding sequence ATGCCAAATACAGGCACAGAACATACCGTCAAAGCCTTTGACACCGATATCAATGAACTGCGCGGTATGGTCGCAGAAATTGGTGGTCGCAGCGAGCAAGCAATTTCGAAAGCGATGCGCGCGCTGGAAAAGCATGATTTGAAACTGGCGGAAGAAGTTGTCGCGGAAGACAAGCTGATAGATGACTTGGAAAAGCGCATAGATGATCTGACTTTTCAGACCATCGCCTTACGCGCACCGATGGCCGACGACTTGCGCGAGTTGATTGCAACATTTAAAATTTCCGGCGTTGTTGAGCGCATTGGCGATTATGCCAAAAATATTGCGAAACGCGTGCCGGTTATCGCCAGTACTCACAAATTGGGGCCTGCCTCGCTATTGCCCTCGATGTCCAACATTGCCGCGCAATTGGTGCGCGACTCTCTTGAAGCCTTTGCACGGCGAGATGCGGACTTGGCGCTCGAAGTCAGTGAACGCGATCAGATTGTCGACGATTTCTACACCAGTATTTTCCGGTCTGTAATTACCTATATGATTGAAAATCCAAAAGATATTGGCGAAGCAGCACATCTGTTGTTTATCGCTAAAAACCTCGAACGCATTGGCGATCACGCGACTAATGTCGCGGAAATGGTCTATTTCGCCGCCAAAGGGGAGCCCATGCCGGAGCGTGACCGCGGCGAAAACCCAACTGATCTATTAGAGGAATCAAGCGGAGATAAATAA
- the epsC gene encoding serine O-acetyltransferase EpsC, with product MFRDLGEYLDSIKARDPAPRSRWEVLLYPGVLALGLHRISHWLFKGELYFFARLVNHISRLFTAIDIHPGAKIGRHLFIDHGFSVIGETAEIGDNVTIYQCVTLGGTNPTNGVGGKRHPTIEDDAILGSGAQILGPITVGKRSRIGANAVVTQDVPEGATMVGVRARPTLVQVEQYQEEFTPYGTPCSEVFDPATQKLEILQCEMEQLQKRIAAYAEGRDKVDGDDSESKRDSA from the coding sequence ATGTTTCGGGACCTAGGTGAGTATTTGGATTCGATAAAGGCGCGTGACCCCGCACCTCGTTCGCGCTGGGAAGTACTGCTGTATCCAGGTGTTTTAGCGTTAGGTTTGCATCGCATTTCGCACTGGCTGTTTAAAGGAGAATTATATTTCTTTGCACGCCTTGTGAATCATATTTCACGACTTTTTACAGCGATCGATATTCATCCTGGCGCTAAAATCGGTCGGCATCTCTTCATCGACCATGGTTTTTCGGTAATCGGCGAAACTGCGGAAATCGGTGATAATGTTACGATCTATCAATGTGTAACTCTGGGCGGGACCAACCCTACCAATGGCGTGGGAGGAAAACGCCACCCAACAATTGAAGATGATGCAATTTTGGGCTCCGGAGCCCAGATATTGGGACCGATAACAGTTGGAAAAAGATCACGTATCGGAGCAAACGCTGTAGTCACTCAAGATGTGCCCGAGGGGGCAACCATGGTAGGGGTCCGAGCACGACCGACACTCGTGCAGGTCGAGCAGTATCAGGAAGAGTTCACGCCTTATGGCACGCCATGCAGTGAGGTGTTCGATCCTGCCACACAAAAACTGGAAATTTTGCAATGTGAAATGGAGCAATTGCAAAAGCGTATCGCCGCATATGCCGAAGGACGCGACAAGGTCGATGGTGACGATTCGGAAAGTAAACGAGATAGCGCCTAA
- the hslV gene encoding ATP-dependent protease subunit HslV has product MQQWHGTTILSVRKNGKVVVIGDGQVSMGQTVMKPNARKVRQLHDGSVIGGFAGATADAFTLFERLEAKLERHNGQLMRAAVELAKDWRTDKYLRNLEAMMIVADKEVTLILTGNGDVLEPTQGIAAIGSGGNFALSAARALIDYEDDAEKLSQKAMTIAAEVCVYTNDQVTIEKLDSDT; this is encoded by the coding sequence ATGCAACAATGGCATGGCACCACAATCCTTTCAGTCCGCAAAAATGGAAAGGTTGTCGTTATCGGCGATGGCCAGGTTTCCATGGGACAAACAGTCATGAAACCCAATGCGCGCAAGGTGCGACAGCTTCATGATGGCTCCGTTATCGGTGGTTTTGCAGGCGCCACGGCAGATGCATTTACACTGTTCGAGCGTTTGGAAGCAAAGCTGGAGCGACATAATGGTCAGTTGATGCGCGCTGCCGTCGAACTCGCGAAGGATTGGCGCACTGACAAATATCTGCGCAATCTAGAAGCCATGATGATCGTTGCAGATAAAGAAGTGACGCTGATCCTGACCGGCAATGGGGATGTCCTAGAACCCACTCAAGGGATCGCCGCCATTGGATCGGGTGGTAATTTTGCGTTGTCGGCAGCCCGCGCTTTGATCGATTATGAAGACGATGCAGAGAAACTCTCACAAAAAGCGATGACCATCGCTGCAGAAGTTTGCGTATATACAAATGATCAGGTCACGATAGAAAAGCTCGATAGCGACACCTAA
- a CDS encoding peroxiredoxin family protein, protein MKRIASLFALAPALTFVACSVPSTPSEDKQIAEPAEPIATEATGELQTIDVGLAVGATAPLDATFQTDDGEKTLAAVLEDGPAVFIFTRSVEWCPFCQTQLKAVNAVVGDLKERGYNLYGVSYDSVASQDRFSKNQMLDYAILSDEGSKAIDAFDIRDPQYTEGKAVGVPYASVIVVDQEGTITAKSVSGDFKKRPTNDQLLAIVDAI, encoded by the coding sequence GTGAAACGCATTGCCTCACTATTTGCTTTAGCCCCTGCCCTCACATTTGTCGCTTGTTCCGTTCCCAGCACGCCCTCTGAGGACAAGCAAATTGCGGAGCCTGCAGAGCCAATAGCCACGGAGGCAACTGGCGAGTTGCAAACGATCGATGTAGGGTTAGCTGTTGGAGCTACCGCGCCGCTTGATGCAACGTTTCAAACCGACGATGGAGAAAAGACGCTTGCTGCGGTTTTGGAAGATGGTCCGGCGGTTTTTATATTTACCCGGTCCGTTGAATGGTGCCCGTTCTGCCAAACGCAGTTGAAGGCAGTTAATGCTGTCGTCGGCGATCTCAAGGAGCGTGGTTATAATTTATACGGTGTGAGCTATGACAGCGTAGCAAGCCAAGATCGCTTCTCTAAAAACCAGATGCTAGACTATGCAATATTGTCTGACGAAGGTTCCAAAGCAATTGACGCCTTCGATATTCGCGACCCCCAATATACTGAAGGCAAAGCCGTAGGGGTTCCCTATGCGTCTGTTATTGTAGTCGACCAAGAAGGCACTATCACAGCAAAATCTGTTTCCGGCGACTTTAAAAAGCGCCCTACAAATGATCAGTTATTGGCAATAGTCGACGCTATCTGA
- the phoB gene encoding phosphate regulon transcriptional regulator PhoB — MSNARLLLVEDDAALAELLSWNFKKEEYDVIHTADGEEALLLVKENRPDVILLDWMIENLSGIEVCRRLRRSPETANIPIIMLTARGEEEDKIRGLETGADDYITKPFSPRELIARVKAVLRRVRPALAGEKLAFGDLEMDTVGHKVKRDGDTIPLGPTEFRLLRHFLEHPNWVFSRERLLDSVWGQDSDIELRTVDVHIRRLRKALNANQRPDIIRTVRSAGYALDTEAA; from the coding sequence ATGTCTAACGCAAGGCTTTTACTAGTTGAAGATGATGCCGCGCTGGCAGAGCTGTTGTCTTGGAATTTTAAAAAAGAAGAATATGACGTCATTCATACCGCAGATGGAGAAGAAGCCCTGTTGTTGGTCAAAGAAAACCGCCCTGATGTCATTTTACTGGATTGGATGATCGAGAACCTTTCCGGCATCGAAGTATGTCGTCGCCTGCGTCGCTCACCGGAAACAGCCAACATTCCCATCATAATGCTGACAGCACGTGGAGAAGAAGAAGACAAAATCCGGGGCCTGGAGACCGGTGCCGATGATTATATCACCAAGCCGTTTAGCCCGCGCGAACTAATCGCACGAGTAAAGGCTGTCTTGCGACGTGTTCGCCCTGCTCTGGCTGGCGAAAAGCTCGCTTTTGGCGATCTCGAAATGGATACTGTTGGTCACAAAGTTAAACGAGATGGCGATACCATCCCGCTTGGGCCGACCGAATTCCGGCTGTTACGCCATTTCCTGGAACATCCCAATTGGGTCTTTTCTCGCGAACGTCTTCTCGACAGCGTCTGGGGCCAAGACAGCGATATCGAACTACGCACAGTGGATGTCCATATTCGGCGCCTGCGAAAGGCGTTGAACGCGAATCAGCGTCCAGATATAATTAGAACAGTTCGCTCCGCAGGCTACGCTCTGGATACGGAAGCCGCTTAA
- the hslU gene encoding ATP-dependent protease ATPase subunit HslU, giving the protein MLDNLTPKAIVKALDEHIVGQKDAKRAVAVALRNRWRRQKLPTELREEVTPKNILMIGPTGCGKTEISRRLAKLADAPFIKIEATKFTEVGYVGRDVEQIARDLAEEAVRLERERRRSAVRDAAADAAMKRLLDVLCGENASEATRESFRQRVVDNHMNDTEIEIEVEDTPNTPMDIPGMSGQVGMINLSDMMGKAFGQNPMKRRKMRVADAWDKLVEEESDKRLDDDDIARAAITDAESNGIVFLDEIDKIAVSDVRGGSVSREGVQRDLLPLIEGTTVATKYGPMKTDHILFIASGAFSISKPSDMLPELQGRLPIRVELRALTEADFVRILTETKANLPKQYIALLDTEEVTIDITTDAIEKLAQIAANVNETVENIGARRLQTVMEKLLEDISFDAEDHKGETITVDAAYVDKQLSDVAKDTDLSKYVL; this is encoded by the coding sequence ATGCTAGATAATCTTACTCCCAAGGCCATTGTTAAGGCTCTGGACGAACATATTGTAGGGCAAAAGGACGCCAAGCGGGCTGTTGCAGTTGCATTGCGAAATCGCTGGCGACGGCAGAAGTTGCCAACCGAGTTACGTGAGGAAGTTACACCAAAAAATATTTTGATGATCGGACCCACAGGTTGCGGTAAGACCGAGATATCGCGTCGCTTGGCAAAACTTGCGGATGCACCTTTTATCAAGATTGAAGCGACTAAATTCACTGAAGTTGGCTATGTTGGCCGGGACGTCGAGCAAATTGCCCGCGACTTGGCTGAAGAAGCCGTTCGCCTCGAACGCGAGCGTCGCCGGTCCGCTGTTCGAGATGCAGCCGCTGATGCAGCGATGAAACGATTGCTTGATGTTCTATGTGGCGAAAATGCTAGCGAAGCGACGCGTGAAAGCTTTCGTCAGCGTGTTGTCGATAACCATATGAACGATACTGAGATCGAAATAGAGGTCGAAGATACGCCGAACACGCCGATGGATATTCCCGGCATGTCTGGTCAAGTCGGCATGATAAATTTGTCGGACATGATGGGTAAAGCATTTGGCCAGAATCCGATGAAGCGTCGCAAAATGCGGGTTGCCGATGCGTGGGATAAACTGGTTGAGGAAGAGTCCGATAAACGCCTTGACGATGATGACATTGCTCGAGCGGCCATTACGGATGCGGAATCCAATGGCATTGTTTTCCTCGATGAAATTGACAAAATTGCGGTCAGCGATGTTCGCGGCGGTTCTGTCAGCCGAGAAGGCGTACAACGCGATCTTTTGCCGCTGATCGAAGGCACCACTGTTGCGACAAAATATGGCCCAATGAAGACAGACCATATTTTGTTCATTGCATCTGGTGCATTTTCCATTTCGAAACCCAGCGATATGCTTCCAGAACTGCAAGGGCGCTTGCCCATACGTGTCGAATTGCGCGCACTGACCGAAGCCGATTTCGTTCGAATTCTAACCGAAACAAAAGCCAATCTGCCCAAACAATATATTGCTCTTTTGGATACTGAAGAAGTCACCATCGACATTACCACCGATGCCATTGAAAAGCTGGCACAAATTGCTGCAAACGTGAACGAAACGGTGGAAAATATCGGCGCGAGACGATTGCAAACCGTTATGGAAAAGCTGTTAGAGGATATTAGTTTTGACGCGGAAGATCATAAAGGCGAAACAATCACCGTTGATGCGGCCTATGTCGACAAACAGCTTTCTGATGTTGCCAAAGACACGGATTTGTCCAAATATGTGCTATAG
- a CDS encoding MFS transporter, protein MSSALRLMAKRRFWPLFVTQLLGAFNDNLFKFSMVILVTYGIYKDPAQDFQFNALASGIFILPFFLFSSLAGQLADNYDKARITRLVKTLEIVIAIIGGVGLWIESIPIMLTALFLLGLQSTFFGPIKYAILPQHLEEDEVLAGTGLVEAGTYIAILAGTILGGIIIDRDGNGVEVAVISVFFVALIGRIGAQFLPSAPPQKEVEKIDFNFVRSSIKLISATLHIRRLYLAIVAISFFWTIGSVLIIQFPPLVENVLTATPAVASLFLGVFSIGIAVGSILINRLLKSQVSARYAPFSVIAMGVFVLILFFIARGWEGLTNGELYTFQTFMMHDGAWALLGTLAGVAIFGGMFVVPLYAFLTTTVDISETARTIAANNVVNSGCMVLGALAALGLSLLGVSTTEQLLLVAGMCLVAAWLGWQLHLACD, encoded by the coding sequence ATGTCATCAGCCTTACGATTAATGGCCAAACGTCGATTTTGGCCGCTTTTTGTTACTCAACTGCTTGGCGCCTTCAACGACAACCTGTTCAAATTTTCGATGGTGATATTGGTCACTTATGGAATTTACAAAGACCCGGCGCAGGATTTTCAATTCAACGCGCTGGCCTCGGGAATTTTCATATTGCCGTTTTTCCTATTTTCTTCCCTCGCAGGCCAACTGGCTGACAATTACGACAAGGCTCGGATAACGCGTCTCGTCAAAACTCTGGAGATCGTTATCGCGATTATCGGTGGTGTAGGGCTTTGGATCGAATCCATCCCGATCATGTTGACTGCGCTATTCCTACTTGGTTTGCAGTCGACCTTTTTTGGTCCCATAAAATACGCCATTCTGCCGCAGCATCTTGAAGAGGATGAAGTTTTGGCTGGTACAGGGTTAGTGGAGGCCGGCACCTATATTGCCATTTTGGCAGGAACGATTTTGGGCGGGATCATAATCGATAGAGACGGCAATGGTGTCGAAGTCGCTGTTATTTCAGTCTTCTTTGTGGCGTTGATCGGACGTATTGGAGCGCAATTTCTTCCCAGTGCACCACCGCAGAAAGAGGTAGAGAAAATCGATTTCAATTTTGTCCGATCATCGATCAAATTGATTTCTGCAACGCTGCATATTCGGCGTTTATACTTGGCGATCGTAGCCATCAGCTTTTTCTGGACCATCGGTTCAGTCTTGATCATTCAGTTTCCGCCGTTGGTTGAAAATGTCCTGACAGCCACCCCCGCTGTCGCAAGCCTTTTTCTTGGAGTGTTTTCCATTGGCATTGCAGTTGGTTCAATTCTTATAAACCGCCTTCTAAAAAGTCAGGTATCGGCGCGATATGCGCCATTCAGTGTCATCGCCATGGGTGTTTTCGTATTGATACTCTTTTTTATAGCCCGAGGTTGGGAAGGTTTGACAAATGGCGAACTCTACACATTTCAGACATTTATGATGCATGATGGGGCATGGGCGCTTTTGGGAACGCTAGCTGGCGTCGCCATTTTTGGCGGGATGTTTGTTGTCCCTCTTTATGCTTTTCTCACCACCACAGTGGACATTAGCGAGACAGCGCGGACGATTGCAGCAAATAATGTCGTAAACTCGGGATGCATGGTGCTTGGTGCATTGGCGGCACTGGGGCTTAGCCTGCTGGGCGTTTCTACTACAGAGCAGTTGTTGCTTGTCGCCGGAATGTGTCTGGTTGCCGCGTGGCTAGGATGGCAATTGCATCTGGCCTGCGACTAA
- a CDS encoding hydrogen peroxide-inducible genes activator, protein MSTYLPTLKQLQYLVALEEHGHFGRAAEACYVTQSTLSAGIKELETLLDVMLVERTRRVVRFTELGKQMVDKSHRILREAEELSEMARSAGQPLVGDVRMSVIPTIAPFLLPRLLPRLRKERPELKLYLKEETSHAACDSLSHGKVDCVLLALPFPCGDIESEVLFNDEIFIAFPKDDPRDPPELVDPAFIDENRLLLLEDGHCLKDHALAACNRPELRASAQMMGTSLHTLVQMVDNALGLTLLPKMSIDSGILEHTDITARPIKSDRAFRDIALVWRKNSPRRDEFKLLSEVLRQSQDWVKDGSA, encoded by the coding sequence ATGTCGACTTATCTGCCAACGCTTAAACAGCTGCAATATCTGGTAGCACTTGAAGAGCATGGCCATTTCGGACGGGCAGCAGAAGCCTGCTATGTTACGCAGTCTACCCTGTCCGCTGGCATCAAAGAATTGGAAACATTGCTGGATGTAATGTTGGTAGAACGAACGCGCCGTGTTGTCCGTTTCACGGAACTTGGCAAACAGATGGTAGACAAATCACATCGCATTCTTCGTGAAGCCGAAGAATTGTCTGAGATGGCACGGTCCGCTGGTCAACCATTGGTCGGAGACGTTCGCATGAGTGTCATTCCTACAATCGCTCCCTTCCTGTTGCCTCGCCTATTGCCTCGACTGCGCAAAGAAAGACCAGAGCTGAAACTCTATTTGAAAGAGGAAACCAGCCATGCCGCATGCGACTCTCTTAGCCATGGTAAGGTCGATTGCGTTTTGCTGGCTTTGCCCTTCCCATGCGGAGACATTGAGTCAGAGGTTCTGTTCAATGATGAAATTTTCATCGCCTTTCCCAAAGATGATCCGCGGGATCCACCCGAGCTGGTAGATCCAGCCTTTATCGACGAGAATCGCTTGTTACTGCTTGAAGACGGCCATTGTTTGAAAGACCATGCCCTGGCTGCCTGCAACAGGCCGGAGCTCAGAGCGTCGGCGCAAATGATGGGGACGTCTCTTCACACGCTCGTTCAGATGGTCGATAATGCACTGGGCCTGACGTTGTTGCCAAAAATGTCGATCGATAGCGGAATTCTGGAACATACTGACATCACCGCGCGTCCAATTAAGTCCGATCGTGCTTTCCGGGATATCGCACTCGTGTGGCGGAAAAACAGCCCGCGTCGGGACGAATTCAAACTATTGTCCGAGGTTTTGCGACAAAGCCAGGATTGGGTGAAAGACGGCTCTGCTTAG